One segment of Neobacillus endophyticus DNA contains the following:
- the deoD gene encoding purine-nucleoside phosphorylase — MSVHIGAKENEIAETVLLPGDPLRAKYIAETFLEGAVCYNEVRNMFGFTGQYKGKRISVQGTGMGVPSISIYVNELMQSYNAQTLIRVGTCGAIQKDVKVRDVILAMTSSTDSNLNRLTFGHVDYAPCADFDLLRKAYDAGIEKGLHLKVGNVFTADSFYNDNAELEKWARYQILALEMETTALYTLAAKFGRKALSVLTVSDHILTGEETTAEERQLTFNDMIEVALEAAIK; from the coding sequence ATGAGCGTACATATTGGTGCAAAAGAAAATGAAATTGCCGAAACCGTCCTGCTTCCTGGGGATCCACTCCGTGCAAAATATATTGCCGAGACGTTTTTAGAAGGTGCAGTTTGCTATAACGAAGTACGCAATATGTTTGGTTTCACTGGTCAATATAAAGGCAAAAGAATATCTGTTCAAGGGACTGGGATGGGAGTTCCATCCATTTCAATTTATGTAAATGAATTAATGCAAAGCTATAATGCCCAAACGCTAATTCGTGTAGGCACATGTGGCGCTATTCAAAAGGATGTCAAAGTTCGCGATGTTATACTTGCGATGACCAGTTCTACAGACTCCAATTTAAACCGCTTAACTTTTGGCCATGTAGACTATGCTCCATGTGCTGATTTTGATTTACTTCGAAAAGCATATGATGCTGGTATTGAAAAAGGCCTCCATTTAAAGGTAGGAAATGTATTTACGGCAGATTCCTTCTATAACGATAATGCCGAATTGGAAAAATGGGCGCGATATCAAATACTTGCTCTTGAGATGGAGACTACAGCTTTATACACATTAGCAGCTAAGTTTGGGAGAAAAGCGCTGTCAGTGCTAACCGTAAGCGACCATATTTTAACTGGGGAAGAGACCACTGCTGAAGAACGGCAGCTTACTTTTAATGATATGATTGAAGTGGCATTAGAAGCGGCAATCAAATAA
- a CDS encoding YodL domain-containing protein yields the protein MMIRVLTRRANIPYDVTIFQTPRRRDKKGHQEVFRTTIPAGNREQCLQETFSRFNVTDRIPEDYKGRFLSTGDIILIDEGRGGQHYYQLKPGGWSLINRITLL from the coding sequence ATGATGATCAGAGTATTAACCAGAAGAGCAAATATCCCATATGATGTGACGATCTTTCAAACTCCAAGACGGCGTGATAAAAAAGGACATCAAGAAGTATTCCGCACGACAATTCCAGCTGGAAACCGTGAACAATGTTTGCAAGAAACATTTAGCCGATTTAATGTGACAGACAGAATCCCTGAAGATTATAAAGGAAGATTTCTTTCAACAGGTGACATCATTCTAATTGATGAAGGCCGTGGAGGCCAGCATTATTATCAATTAAAGCCAGGCGGCTGGTCCCTAATAAATCGTATAACATTGCTATAA
- a CDS encoding YozD family protein, with amino-acid sequence MREIEVYIDTEEIAEFFFHELVKRGYVPSEEELEELADITFEYLIEKSIIDEEVEE; translated from the coding sequence TTGAGAGAAATTGAAGTATATATTGATACAGAGGAAATTGCTGAATTTTTTTTCCATGAGCTAGTTAAGAGGGGGTACGTTCCCAGCGAGGAAGAATTGGAGGAACTTGCGGATATTACATTTGAGTATTTAATTGAAAAAAGCATTATTGATGAGGAAGTTGAGGAATAA
- a CDS encoding YozE family protein, whose product MNKSFYHFLMKYRHPSPKDEISQFANNAYLDHSFPKHTDDYHELSTYLELNGHYLGSMAIFDEAWQQYMSSEKKQ is encoded by the coding sequence ATGAATAAATCGTTTTATCATTTTTTAATGAAATATCGCCATCCATCACCAAAAGATGAAATTAGCCAATTCGCCAACAATGCCTATCTGGATCATAGTTTTCCAAAGCATACAGATGATTACCATGAGCTTAGTACTTATCTGGAGTTAAATGGTCACTATCTAGGTTCTATGGCCATTTTTGATGAAGCATGGCAGCAATACATGTCTTCTGAAAAAAAGCAGTAG